A single genomic interval of Noviherbaspirillum saxi harbors:
- a CDS encoding WD40/YVTN/BNR-like repeat-containing protein, producing the protein MISGATAAEPIFQSPLALPAAKSSLALRAPLKALALAGKRLVTAGQRGHILYSDDGKNWTQAEVPVSSDLTALYFPSAQQGWAVGHEGVILHTADGGATWRKQLDGKAAADLLVKHYDKPSNAGDPKAQRLQQDAEMFAAQGADKPFLDVWFEDDKRGFAIGAFNLIVRTEDGGQSWTPWLDRVDNPKALHLYAIRPAGGTLFIAGEQGLVLKYDRAQRRFTSVELPYQGTLFGVTGTENMALVYGLRGNAYRSTDGGASWIKVDTGVNAGITSGMVRADGSVVLASQAGQVLVSSDNGTNFNRAKVITAAPAFAMADTGNGAIALAGIGGVRVEALK; encoded by the coding sequence ATGATTTCCGGTGCAACTGCAGCGGAACCCATCTTTCAATCGCCGCTGGCGCTGCCGGCAGCCAAGAGTTCTCTGGCGCTGCGCGCGCCGCTCAAGGCATTGGCATTGGCCGGCAAGCGCCTGGTTACAGCAGGTCAGCGCGGCCATATTCTGTATTCCGATGACGGCAAGAACTGGACACAGGCCGAGGTGCCGGTCAGTTCCGACCTGACAGCTCTGTATTTCCCGAGTGCGCAGCAAGGCTGGGCGGTCGGCCATGAAGGCGTGATCCTGCATACCGCCGATGGCGGCGCCACCTGGCGCAAGCAGCTCGATGGCAAAGCCGCCGCCGACCTGCTCGTGAAACACTATGACAAGCCTTCCAATGCCGGTGACCCCAAGGCGCAACGCCTGCAACAGGATGCCGAGATGTTCGCCGCACAAGGCGCCGATAAACCCTTTCTCGATGTCTGGTTCGAAGACGACAAGCGCGGTTTTGCCATTGGCGCGTTCAACCTGATTGTGCGCACCGAAGACGGCGGCCAGAGCTGGACGCCCTGGCTGGACCGTGTCGACAACCCGAAAGCCTTGCACCTGTATGCAATCCGCCCGGCCGGCGGCACGCTGTTCATCGCCGGCGAACAAGGGCTGGTATTGAAATACGACCGTGCCCAGCGCCGTTTCACCTCAGTGGAACTGCCATACCAAGGCACGCTGTTCGGTGTCACCGGTACGGAAAACATGGCGCTGGTGTATGGACTGCGCGGCAATGCCTACCGCAGCACCGACGGTGGTGCTTCCTGGATCAAGGTTGATACCGGGGTGAATGCCGGCATCACCAGCGGCATGGTACGTGCCGACGGCTCGGTGGTACTGGCCAGCCAGGCCGGGCAGGTGCTGGTGAGCAGCGATAACGGTACCAACTTCAACCGGGCCAAGGTAATTACGGCTGCGCCGGCATTTGCAATGGCCGATACCGGCAACGGCGCCATCGCGTTGGCCGGTATCGGCGGCGTGCGTGTCGAAGCGCTGAAGTAA
- a CDS encoding DUF1329 domain-containing protein: MKKLVTALIGAGLLSAAIGIAHAAVTAEEAKKLGTTLTLVGAEKAGNKEGTIPEYTGGLTTPPAGFVKGSNVRPDPFANEKPLFSIDAKNIAQYADNLTEGTKALMKAHADYRIDVYKTHRTAAYPKFVLDNTVKNATKATLDENGDPRGARAGIPFPIPKSGQEVMVNFMARFNGNSFTIPKYSAFNVDSSGKLVLSTQGTYINESLYYDDSKTEDPTLLARVRANYSGPARRAGEQIMTQEMFAYGDKGRRAWQYLPGQRRVRLAPDLAYDTPNSSTSGMSTYDDVSMYNGKMDRYDFKLIGKKEMYVPYNTYKFTYHDKAEDVFQAKFINPSIVRWELHRVWVVEAKLKEGKRHIYSKRTFYIDEDSWNILASDQYDGRGQLWRPGFGYIAPAYEVSAPISSANGHYDLIAGTYYINMWPGVGGVKISDTRMPDSAWTPDSMAGSGVR; encoded by the coding sequence ATGAAAAAACTCGTAACAGCATTGATCGGCGCGGGCCTGTTGTCCGCGGCCATCGGCATCGCCCACGCCGCGGTCACCGCGGAAGAAGCGAAAAAACTCGGTACCACGCTGACACTGGTCGGCGCGGAAAAGGCCGGCAACAAGGAAGGCACCATTCCCGAATACACCGGCGGCCTGACTACGCCGCCGGCTGGTTTCGTCAAGGGCAGCAACGTGCGTCCCGACCCGTTCGCGAATGAAAAGCCTTTGTTCTCGATCGATGCGAAAAACATCGCCCAGTATGCGGATAATCTGACCGAAGGCACAAAGGCCTTGATGAAGGCGCATGCCGATTACCGCATCGATGTCTACAAGACGCACCGCACTGCGGCCTACCCGAAGTTCGTGCTTGACAATACGGTAAAGAACGCGACCAAGGCGACACTGGACGAGAATGGAGATCCGCGCGGCGCACGTGCTGGCATCCCGTTCCCGATTCCAAAGTCTGGCCAAGAGGTGATGGTGAACTTCATGGCGCGGTTTAATGGCAACTCGTTCACGATCCCGAAGTACAGCGCCTTCAATGTCGACAGCTCGGGCAAGCTGGTGTTGTCGACGCAAGGCACCTATATCAATGAAAGCCTCTACTACGACGATTCGAAAACAGAGGATCCCACCTTGCTCGCCCGGGTTCGCGCCAATTACAGTGGGCCGGCGCGCCGTGCGGGCGAACAGATCATGACACAGGAAATGTTCGCTTACGGTGACAAAGGCCGCCGTGCGTGGCAGTACCTGCCGGGCCAGCGTCGCGTGCGCCTCGCCCCCGACCTTGCCTACGATACGCCAAACTCCAGTACCTCCGGCATGTCGACTTATGACGATGTCAGCATGTACAACGGCAAGATGGACCGCTATGACTTCAAGCTGATCGGCAAGAAGGAAATGTATGTGCCGTACAACACGTACAAATTCACTTACCACGACAAGGCGGAAGACGTATTCCAGGCTAAGTTCATCAACCCGTCGATAGTTCGCTGGGAACTGCACCGTGTTTGGGTAGTCGAGGCGAAGCTGAAGGAAGGAAAGCGTCACATTTATTCGAAGCGCACGTTCTACATCGATGAGGATAGCTGGAACATCCTTGCCAGCGATCAGTATGACGGACGTGGTCAACTCTGGCGTCCGGGATTTGGCTACATTGCCCCGGCTTATGAAGTATCGGCGCCCATTTCGAGCGCCAACGGTCATTACGATCTGATCGCGGGCACTTATTACATCAACATGTGGCCGGGTGTTGGCGGCGTGAAGATTTCGGACACACGCATGCCGGACTCCGCTTGGACGCCTGACAGCATGGCAGGATCGGGCGTGCGCTGA
- a CDS encoding DUF1302 domain-containing protein → MNNTKQARFIGFRRTAFAAAAAALCAGFCASANAFEIDTGNDDVQMRFDNTIRYNFGHRVEKQNPSILLNLNADDGNRNFKKGSTVTNRIDLLTEFDVVYQKKFGARVSAASWYDQAYSGGFDNTSLATSNHLVNGTPAFGLSPYANRYYNGLSGEFLDAFVFGGFDVGNTAVTVRAGRHTVNWGEALLGSGAIHGVTYAQAPLDQAKGFANPGVEAKELFLPQTQISSTIQATRELSLAGQYFFEWDATRIPEGGSYLGFNDALQFGGESLYLAPGVRAARGNDIKPKNRGDWGLAARWSPEWLDGTMGFYVRQFSDRLPQLSVMAAAPRQYFMSYADNVDMYGISLTKQIAGISFGADLNYRKNMPLNSDAVTITSLAALPTPGNVPGARGDTMHGVLNALGSLPASPLWEGGSWAAEMTWNRWLSVNQGHAFFKGRNGYTGIDRVSKDFVGLALNFTPVWYQVFPGADLSMPMSYSRGMWGNAAAVQFGGNKAAGTFAVGLGLDLYSKYRFDLKYVDYFGRSQVNPATGQMTAVNGSGTWLQDRGTVYLTFKTAF, encoded by the coding sequence ATGAACAATACCAAACAAGCGCGATTCATCGGCTTTCGGCGCACCGCATTTGCCGCGGCGGCGGCGGCCTTGTGCGCGGGCTTCTGCGCCAGCGCGAACGCATTCGAAATCGATACCGGCAATGACGACGTGCAGATGCGCTTCGATAACACCATCCGTTACAACTTCGGCCATCGCGTCGAAAAGCAAAATCCCAGCATCCTGCTAAACCTGAACGCCGACGACGGTAACCGTAATTTCAAGAAGGGCAGCACGGTAACCAACCGTATCGACTTGCTGACTGAATTCGACGTTGTCTATCAAAAGAAATTCGGCGCCCGCGTGTCCGCAGCATCCTGGTATGACCAGGCGTATTCGGGCGGCTTCGACAACACCAGCCTCGCCACCTCCAACCATTTGGTCAACGGTACGCCGGCCTTTGGATTGTCTCCGTATGCAAATCGCTATTACAACGGCTTGTCCGGTGAATTCCTCGACGCCTTTGTGTTTGGCGGTTTCGACGTTGGCAACACGGCGGTTACGGTGCGCGCCGGCCGCCATACCGTGAATTGGGGCGAAGCGTTGCTGGGCAGCGGCGCTATCCACGGCGTTACGTATGCACAGGCACCGCTGGATCAGGCCAAGGGCTTTGCCAATCCGGGCGTCGAAGCCAAAGAATTGTTCCTGCCCCAGACACAGATCTCCAGCACGATTCAGGCAACACGGGAATTGTCGCTTGCCGGTCAATACTTCTTTGAATGGGATGCCACCCGCATTCCTGAAGGTGGCTCTTATCTGGGCTTCAACGATGCGCTGCAATTCGGCGGCGAATCGCTGTATCTCGCACCTGGCGTGCGTGCGGCTCGCGGCAACGACATCAAGCCGAAGAACCGCGGTGACTGGGGTCTGGCCGCTCGCTGGAGCCCCGAATGGCTGGACGGCACGATGGGCTTCTATGTGCGCCAGTTCTCCGACAGACTGCCGCAGCTCTCCGTCATGGCCGCCGCGCCGCGCCAGTATTTCATGAGCTACGCCGACAACGTCGACATGTACGGCATCAGTCTGACCAAGCAGATCGCCGGCATCAGTTTTGGCGCAGATCTGAACTACCGCAAGAACATGCCGCTCAACAGCGATGCGGTCACCATTACTTCGCTGGCAGCCTTGCCAACGCCCGGTAATGTCCCTGGCGCACGCGGCGACACGATGCATGGCGTGCTCAATGCCCTCGGCTCGCTTCCCGCTTCGCCCTTGTGGGAAGGCGGTTCCTGGGCCGCCGAGATGACCTGGAACCGCTGGCTGTCGGTGAACCAGGGACATGCATTTTTCAAGGGCCGTAACGGCTACACCGGCATCGACCGCGTCAGCAAGGACTTCGTCGGCCTGGCATTGAACTTCACACCGGTCTGGTACCAGGTGTTCCCGGGTGCGGACTTGTCGATGCCGATGAGCTACTCGCGCGGTATGTGGGGTAACGCCGCAGCGGTGCAATTTGGCGGCAACAAGGCTGCTGGTACGTTCGCGGTCGGCCTTGGCCTGGACCTGTACAGCAAATACCGCTTTGATCTGAAGTATGTCGACTACTTCGGTCGTTCCCAAGTGAACCCGGCGACCGGCCAAATGACAGCTGTGAACGGCAGCGGTACATGGCTGCAAGATCGCGGCACGGTATATCTGACATTCAAGACCGCATTCTAA